A portion of the Actinomycetota bacterium genome contains these proteins:
- a CDS encoding DUF433 domain-containing protein, which translates to MTLLERIELDPRVCNGRPVIKGTRIPVSVILEQLAEGESWDEILVGYPELTREDIHATLHYARASLDHIELKAVNA; encoded by the coding sequence ATGACTTTATTAGAAAGAATTGAACTTGATCCAAGAGTATGTAATGGAAGGCCAGTAATTAAGGGAACCAGAATTCCGGTATCAGTTATTCTTGAGCAGTTGGCAGAAGGTGAATCTTGGGACGAAATACTCGTAGGATATCCAGAATTAACAAGGGAGGATATCCATGCTACCCTCCATTATGCAAGGGCATCACTTGATCACATAGAGCTTAAAGCCGTTAATGCCTGA